Proteins from a genomic interval of Salmo salar chromosome ssa14, Ssal_v3.1, whole genome shotgun sequence:
- the btbd2b gene encoding BTB/POZ domain-containing protein 2 — MAAGDYSRPPSLNFSGPGPLGNGQPSNSGYSMPTSNGGPTGATGGVQGPARRPNPQSGPGGGENAGVAAGTPPTVQNSIQQPSAQSAAGRGASGATASNVSAASVPGTHSSLSSAAVLVYREPVYNWQATKSTVKERFAFLFNNEVLSDVHFLVGKGMGVQRIPAHRFVLAVGSAVFDAMFNGGMATTSTEIELPDVEPAAFLALLKFLYSDEVQIGPETVMTTLYTAKKYAVPALEAHCVEFLKKNLRADNAFMLLTQARLFDEPQLASLCLENIDKNTGDALAAEGFTDIDLDTLVAVLERDTLGVREVRLFVAAVRWAEAEAHRQQLQPTPENKRRVLGKALALIRFPLMTIEEFAAGPAQSSILTDREVVSLFLHFTVNPKPRVEFIDRPRCCLRGKECSITRFGQVESRWGYSGTSDRIRFSVNRRIFVVGFGLYGSIHGPTDYQVNIQIIHTDSNTVLGQNDTGFSCDGTSNTFRVMFKEPVEILPNVNYTACATLKGPDSHYGTKGMRKVTHESSSTGTKTCFTFCYAAGNNNGTSVEDGQIPEVIFYT, encoded by the exons ATGGCTGCTGGGGACTACAGCAGGCCTCCCTCCCTAAATTTCTCCGGCCCAGGGCCTTTGGGAAATGGCCAGCCCAGCAACAGTGGTTATTCAATGCCTACGTCCAACGGTGGGCCCACTGGTGCGACTGGAGGGGTTCAGGGGCCTGCAAGGCGCCCCAACCCGCAGTCGGGGCCTGGCGGAGGAGAAAACGCCGGTGTTGCAGCTGGAACTCCACCGACTGTGCAGAACTCGATTCAGCAACCGTCAGCTCAAAGCGCTGCGGGAAGGGGGGCCTCCGGAGCAACGGCATCGAATGTTTCAGCAGCGAGTGTACCAGGTACCCATTCCTCACTGTCGTCAGCTGCTGTTTTGGTTTACCGGGAGCCCGTGTACAACTGGCAGGCGACGAAAAGCACCGTAAAGGAACGGTTTGCTTTCCTGTTCAATAACGAGGTTCTGAGTGACGTTCATTTTCTAGTGGGGAAAGGTATGGGAGTGCAACGAATACCCGCACACAG ATTCGTTCTCGCTGTGGGCAGCGCAGTCTTCGATGCCATGTTCAACGGGGGTATGGCGACCACCTCAACGGAAATCGAGTTGCCAGATGTCGAACCTGCAGCATTTCTGGCATTACTGAA GTTCCTGTACTCTGATGAGGTCCAGATAGGGCCTGAGACGGTGATGACCACTCTGTACACGGCTAAGAAGTATGCAGTGCCAGCCTTGGAGGCCCACTGTGTGGAGTTCCTCAAGAAGAACCTGCGGGCTGACAATGCCTTCATGCTGCTCACTCAG gctcGACTTTTCGATGAGCCCCAGCTTGCCAGCTTGTGTCTAGAGAACATCGATAAGAATACAGGAGATGCGCTCGCAGCTGAGGGTTTCACTGACATAGATCTGG atACTTTAGTGGCTGTGCTGGAGCGGGACACTCTGGGGGTGAGGGAGGTGCGTCTGTTTGTGGCGGCGGTACGTTGGGCAGAGGCAGAGGCCCACCGGCAGCAGCTACAGCCCACCCCAGAGAACAAACGCAGGGTCCTGGGCAAGGCCCTCGCCCTCATCCGCTTCCCACTCATGACTATCGAGGAGTTTGCCGcag GACCGGCCCAGTCCAGTATCCTGACAGACAGGGAGGTGGTGAGTCTGTTCCTTCACTTCACGGTGAACCCAAAGCCCCGCGTAGAGTTCATCGACCGGCCTCGCTGCTGCCTCCGGGGGAAGGAGTGCAGCATCACACGCTTCGGACAGGTGGAGAGTCGCTGGGGCTACAGTGGAACCAGTGACCGTatacg gTTTTCGGTGAACAGGAGGATCTTCGTGGTGGGCTTTGGCCTCTACGGCTCCATACACGGCCCCACAGACTACCAAGTCAACATCCAG ATCattcacacagacagtaacacagTGCTGGGTCAGAACGACACAGGCTTCAGCTGTGATGGCACATCCAACACCTTCAGAGTCATGTTCAAGGAGCCGGTGGAGATCCTTCCCAATGTCAACTACACAGCCTGCGCCACACTCAAG GGTCCTGACTCTCACTATGGGACCAAGGGAATGCGTAAGGTGACTCACGAgtcgtcctccaccggcaccaaGACATGCTTCACCTTCTGCTACGCCGCAGGCAACAACAACGGCACCTCGGTAGAAGACGGACAGATCCCCGAAGTCATCTTCTACACCTAG